In Drosophila nasuta strain 15112-1781.00 chromosome 4, ASM2355853v1, whole genome shotgun sequence, a single genomic region encodes these proteins:
- the LOC132794886 gene encoding zinc finger BED domain-containing protein 4-like — protein MDRFLNLGKRRVSSSSADKPDCECSSSTDSEKDLEPNRQSNKKKSKISHVWKYFKRSDDKKYAKCLDCGKEYKTSGNTSNLHDHLKRFHPGVERKSAESSTQVVRAERNVTTSTSSSCRSSMNSVASYFKRAVMYDSNSKRKTDIDKALTEMVAKDVQPYNIVENEGFVQYTHVLDPRYKLPSKTHLRDVLMHNYFTETSAKLSAILVNVSNIAVTCDLWTSSANASF, from the exons ATGGATCGCTTTTTAAATCTGg gTAAACGTCGAGTGTCTTCATCAAGTGCCGACAAGCCGGACTGTGAGTGCTCCTCCAGCACAGACTCTGAAAAAGATTTGGAACCAAATCGACAGAGTAACAAAAAGAAGTCGAAAATTTCACATGtttggaaatattttaaaaggtCTGACGACaagaaatatgccaaatgtcTCGATTGTGGCAAAGAATACAAGACAAGCGGCAATACATCTAACTTGCACGACCATTTAAAAAGGTTCCATCCTGGCGTGGAAAGAAAGAGCGCAGAATCGAGCACACAAGTTGTACGTGCTGAGAGGAACGTCACTACATCTACAagcagcagttgcagatcGAGCATGAACTCTGTGGCGTCTTACTTTAAAAGAGCCGTCATGTATGATTCAAATTCTAAAAGAAAGACAGACATAGATAAAGCTCTAACTGAAATGGTTGCCAAAGATGTGCAGCCCTACAATATTGTCGAAAACGAAGGGTTCGTGCAATACACTCATGTATTGGATCCTCGGTATAAATTACCCAGCAAGACGCACTTAAGAGATGTGCTGATGCATAATTATTTTACCGAAACTTCTGCCAAGTTATCAGCAATCCTTGTAAATGTTTCGAATATCGCAGTTACGTGTGATTTGTGGACATCAAGTGCCAATGCTAGTTTTTGA
- the LOC132794980 gene encoding LOW QUALITY PROTEIN: host cell factor (The sequence of the model RefSeq protein was modified relative to this genomic sequence to represent the inferred CDS: deleted 1 base in 1 codon), producing the protein MESPQFAGSSSSSIGAVGLVTEELNAEQIVPAPNCLTRSDKLDVGGGYHPTTECLGSCTGTQSSINSQSGFKWKRVLNPTGPQPRPRHGHRAINIKELMVVFGGGNEGIVDELHVYNTVSNQWYVPVLKGDVPNGCAAYGFVVEGTRMFVFGGMIEYGKYSNELYELQATKWEWRKMYPESPDNGLPPCPRLGHSFTMVGEKIFLFGGLANESDDPKNNIPKYLNDLYILDTRGVHSHNGKWIIPKTFGDSPPPRESHTGISFISKDSKKLRLLVYGGMSGCRLGDLWLLDTDSMTWEKPRTRGQAPLPRSLHSSTMIANKMYVFGGWVPLVINDTKATTEREWKCTNTLAVLDLDTMTWENVTLDTVEENVPRARAGHCAVGIQSRLYVWSGRDGYRKAWNNQVRVCCKDLWYLEVTKPLYAVKVALVRASTHALELSWTATTFAAAYMLQIQKIEQSQGAGTKQSGQSQNQSLISASSAATAISTAVASVSDDQESEPSASVGKSTIGQSNGSNPDLIDPTVKTSIASVSSVLITNVQPQISIISSSGAASGTAATANSLQKFMTGSTKIPTSIASLPTTTTDTSHLSGARAVTSTNASSSIVLTTQQPSTGTGTLRIVPGGVTSTTGQGLRMATTSSNSGPTTTATLKTSQPSATVQLSSSSLSTTTAAPTISTSSATLGGKQYFIQKPLTLAPNVQLQFVKTSSGGMAVQTLPKVNFNITKGHASHAQAISLCNQPTASTQIQIASTNSSMQPKTIMATGAAVSSVASATPSTSALGHQALLHQQQNQQKSIVAGNVLKLVSPHTVAGGKLIMKNSNILQMGKVTSNMMSGKPAFVITNKQGAPIGNQQIIIVTTGSSIRTVPGTAVMTSAGSSSSSISSHGTSIVSFVGSTGSTSTATTIPRTVLSSPSNVKMVRSIAGGGSTATTGGRPITLTLPTSTAAVANKPQLTTHKLQQKTAVYIGGKPVTVMSTNNAGIGITSSPVGVGTGSNKLVMLPGAAAAAAARKGFVNIYNTSASSSVGQRALTLATTTKSAATSAPVVKSTFNIQLTEKNNGGAGDTLAESAYIDADPMDDIIEQLDGAGDLNIKSKKDTDNFDNGNDRDDDMDNDSAIASSTSAAAGLINSGIATTNEDTGIDATADKNIKPEIVDDVSDVSSTTDARKLNSIDDIIGNSKAIGTTTNLLEFNKPTASETEAANILTTIKSGDVISAGVSGLFKDPTISTTCETDANQIPPVEISVQRQPSNVDDSHLEALASAAVLQAATASVNLIQTPKSLLYGGTINQLSSINHKSNDNQKTSNDNNMSIDESDKWNTVGIFKDLSHTVTSYIDYKYFSSSLLDNFDAENIPDLTEYPRISLDPGTAYRFRLAALNSCGRGEWGEISSFKTCLPGFPGAPSAIKISKDVKEGAHLTWEPPPAQKTKEIIEYSVYLAVKPTTKEKVVSPQLAFVRVYVGAANQCTVPNASLSNAHVDCSNKPAIIFRIAARNQKGYGPATQVRWLQDPTSTKLQGAANTNNLKRTQEKLAASSASPFSSPQKRARGPGMQTTD; encoded by the exons ATGGAATCCCCGCAATTTGCCGGATCAAGCAGTTCGTCAATTGGAGCAGTCGGACTAGTGACTGAAGAACTTAACGCGGAACAAATTGTTCCGGCACCTAACTGCCTGACTCGAAGTGACAAGTTGGATGTGGGCGGAGGATATCATCCTACTACCGAGTGTCTAGGAAGTTGTACTGGTACTCAGTCCTCAATAAACAGTCAGTCGGGTTTTAAATGGAAGCGCGTCCTTAATCCAACCGGACCACAACCACGCCCACGTCATGGACACCGTGCAATTAATATCAAGGAATTGATGGTGGTTTTCGGCGGTGGTAATGAGGGAATTGTTGATGAACTTCACGTTTACAATACAG TCAGCAATCAATGGTATGTTCCGGTGTTAAAAGGCGATGTACCAAATGGCTGTGCAGCTTATGGATTTGTTGTTGAAGGAACGcgcatgtttgtttttggtggTATGATTGAATATGGCAAGTACTCGAATGAGCTCTATGAGCTGCAGGCAACAAAGTGGGAATGGCGTAAAATGTATCCAGAATCGCCAGATAATGGTTTGCCTCCATGTCCACGCTTGGGTCACAGTTTTACGATGGTAGGTGAGAAGATTTTTCTCTTTGGCGGCTTGGCAAACGAATCAGACGAtcccaaaaataatattcccAA ATATCTGaatgatttatatatattggaTACGCGAGGAGTGCACAGTCACAATGGCAAGTGGATTATTCCAAAAACTTTTGGAGACAGTCCTCCACCACGCGAGTCACACACTGGCATCTCTTTTATCAGCAAAGATTCAaaaaaattacgcttgcttGTGTACGGCGGAATGAGTGGCTGTCGTTTAGGCGACTTGTGGCTATTAGACACAG ATTCAATGACTTGGGAAAAGCCAAGAACCAGAGGACAGGCTCCATTGCCACGCTCATTGCATAGTTCAACAATGATCGCCaacaaaatgtatgtattCGGTGGTTGGGTGCCGTTGGTCATAAATGATACAAAAGCAACTACTGAAAGAGAATGGAAATGCACAAACACATTGGCTGTGCTTGATTTGG ACACAATGACTTGGGAGAACGTCACTTTGGACACTGTTGAAGAAAATGTACCAAGGGCACGCGCTGGCCATTGCGCTGTCGGCATTCAAAGTCGTTTGTATGTGTGGTCAGGTCGCGATGGTTATCGGAAAGCATGGAACAACCAGGTTAGG GTATGTTGTAAAGATCTTTGGTACCTGGAGGTGACAAAGCCACTGTATGCTGTTAAAGTGGCATTGGTACGTGCGTCGACGCATGCTTTGGAACTATCTTGGACAGCCACTACCTTTGCGGCGGCATATATGCTACAAATCCAAAAGATTGAGCAATCGCAGGGTGCTGGCACAAAGCAATCCGGTCAGAGTCAAAATCAAAGTCTAATATCAGCAAGCAGTGCAGCGACTGCCATTTCTACAGCCGTCGCATCCGTATCTGATGATCAAGAAAGTGAGCCATCCGCATCAGTTGGCAAATCCACAATAGGCCAATCGAATGGTTCTAACCCTGATCTTATCGATCCAACTGTGAAGACATCAATTGCATCAGTGTCGTCGGTTTTAATAACAAATGTTCAGCCACAAATATCGATAATAAGCAGCAGTGGCGCTGCATCAGGTACGGCAGCCACTGCGAATTCACTGCAAAAATTTATGACCGGCTCAACGAAGATCCCAACAAGCATAGCGTCTTTGCCAACGACAACTACTGACACGTCGCACTTGAGTGGGGCACGAGCTGTCACAAGTACCAATGCTAGCAGTAGCATTGTACTTACTACACAACAGCCGTCAACTGGCACTGGCACACTGCGAATTGTACCTGGCGGTGTAACTTCAACTACCGGTCAAGGATTACGGATGGCTACtacgagcagcaacagcggtcCAACGACAACCGCAACTTTGAAAACTTCACAGCCCAGTGCCACAGTGCAActatcatcatcgtcattatCAACGACCACGGCAGCTCCAACGATATCAACCTCGTCTGCCACACTGGGCGggaaacaatattttatacagAAGCCTCTGACATTGGCGCCAAATgttcaattacaatttgtaaAGACAAGTAGCGGTGGTATGGCCGTACAGACGCTGCCTAAggttaattttaatataaccAAAGGTCACGCTAGCCATGCTCAAGCTATATCTCTTTGCAATCAGCCTACGGCCTCTACACAAATCCAG aTCGCATCTACTAACAGCAGTATGCAACCGAAAACGATTATGGCAACTGGAGCTGCAGTATCATCAGTAGCAAGTGCAACACCCTCAACATCAGCACTGGGTCATCAAGCTCTATTACATCAGCAACAGAATCAGCAAAAGTCCATTGTTGCTGGCAATGTACTTAAATTGGTTTCGCCTCATACTGTTGCCGGTGGCAAGCTAATTATGAAAAATTCGAATATTCTGCAAATGGGAAAAGTGACATCCAATATGATGAGCGGGAAACCAGCTTTTGTAATCACAAATAAACAAGGAGCTCCTATCGGCAATcagcaaattataattgttacCACTGGGTCAAGTATACGCACAGTGCCTGGTACCGCTGTGATGACCAGTGCTGGCAGCAGCTCCAGCTCTATCTCCAGTCATGGCACAAGCATTGTCAGCTTTGTTGGTTCCACAGGTAGCACATCGACTGCAACTACTATTCCACGAACCGTCTTATCAAGCCCTAGTAATGTGAAAATGGTGCGGAGTATAGCTGGTGGTGGAAGTACTGCAACTACAGGTGGACGACCCATAACATTGACATTgccaacatcaacagcagcagttgccaaTAAGCCTCAATTGACCACAcataaattgcaacaaaaaacgGCTGTTTACATTGGAGGCAAGCCTGTGACTGTAATGAGTACAAATAACGCTGGAATAGGGATTACATCCTCACCAGTTGGTGTCGGCACCGGCTCCAATAAATTGGTAATGTTACCTGgtgcagcggctgctgctgctgcacgaAAAGGATTTGTCAATATTTACAATACTAGTGCATCGAGCAGCGTTGGTCAACGTGCCTTAACGTTGGCTACCACAACGAAAAGTGCTGCCACATCGGCTCCAGTTGTGAAATCAACTTTTAACATTCAATTAACAGAGAAAAATAATGGAGGAGCTGGTGATACTTTGGCTGAATCTGCTTATATTGATGCCGATCCAATGGATGATATTATTGAGCAACTCGATGGCGCCGgggatttaaatataaaatcaaaaaaagatACTGACAATTTTGATAATGGAAACGACAGGGATGATGACATGGATAATGATTCCGCGATAGCATCGTCAACATCGGCAGCGGCTGGCTTAATTAATAGTGGTATTGCCACGACAAATGAAGATACTGGAATCGACGCCACTGCTGATAAAAACATCAAACCGGAAATTGTTGATGATGTATCTGATGTAAGTAGCACAACAGATGCCCGCAAATTAAATAGCATCGATGATATCATTGGAAAT tCGAAGGCAATAGGAACTACAACAAATCTTTTAGAGTTCAACAAGCCGACTGCTTCTGAGACTGAGGCGGCCAATATTTTAACTACAATCAAGTCTGGAGATGTTATAAGCGCTGGTGTTAGTGGTCTATTCAAAGACCCGACAATATCCACTACATGCGAGACCGATGCTAATCAAATTCCTCCTGTTGAAATTTCTGTTCAAAGACAGCCATCAAATG TGGATGATTCACATTTGGAAGCCTTAGCGTCTGCAGCAGTTCTGCAAGCGGCCACAGCTTCGGTTAACTTAATTCAGACACCAAAAAGTTTGCTCTATGGCGGAACTATTAATCAGCTCAGCAGTATCAACCATAAATCGAATGACAACCAAAAAACATCTAATGATAATAAT ATGTCAATTGACGAAAGTGATAAATGGAACACCGTCGGCATATTTAAAGATCTATCGCACACTGTTACAAGCTATATCGATTACAAGTACTTCTCCAGCTCTTTGCTTGATAACTTTGATGCGGAAAATATACCGGATTTAACAGAATATCCGCGCATCAGTTTGGATCCAGGTACAGCGTATCGGTTTCGCCTTGCGGCACTTAATTCATGTGGTCGCGGTGAATGGGGAGAG atATCCAGCTTCAAGACGTGCTTACCCGGTTTC CCTGGTGCCCCGTCGGCCATAAAGATATCGAAAGATGTTAAGGAGGGAGCACACTTGACCTGGGAGCCGCCACCAGCACAAAAGACCAAGGAAATTATTGAGTATTCAGTCTATCTGGCTGTTAAGCCTACTACTAAAGAGAAAGTCGTTTCACCTCAGCTGGCATTTGTTCGTGTGTACGTTGGCGCTGCTAATCAATGCACCGTGCCGAATGCGTCACTGTCGAATGCCCATGTCGATTGCTCGAACAAGCCGGCGATTATTTTTCGTATTGCTGCACGTAATCAGAAGGGGTACGGGCCAGCGACCCAAGTGAGGTGGCTGCAag ACCCAACATCAACAAAACTCCAAGGCGCTGCCAATACGAACAACTTAAAGCGAACACAAGAGAAATTAGCAGCATCCTCAGCAAGTCCTTTTAGCTCGCCACAAAAGCGTGCTCGTGGACCTGGTATGCAAACCACCGATTAA